One region of Juglans regia cultivar Chandler chromosome 4, Walnut 2.0, whole genome shotgun sequence genomic DNA includes:
- the LOC108990185 gene encoding uncharacterized protein LOC108990185, translating into MGAITSAVIAIAGVVLGWIAIEIACKPCLEQGRDAIDRSLNPDYDPDDADNIRAPLNPNPTSDLEEPSRDPRPAIVAPSSCSDPIKAV; encoded by the coding sequence ATGGGAGCGATAACAAGCGCAGTGATAGCAATAGCGGGGGTGGTGCTGGGGTGGATCGCCATAGAGATCGCCTGCAAGCCATGCCTGGAACAGGGCCGTGACGCCATTGACCGCTCCCTCAATCCCGACTACGACCCTGACGATGCCGACAACATTCGTGCCCCTCTCAACCCTAACCCCACCTCAGATCTCGAAGAACCATCTCGCGATCCACGGCCCGCTATTGTTGCTCCTTCTTCTTGCTCCGATCCTATCAAGGCTGTCTGA